One Thunnus thynnus chromosome 18, fThuThy2.1, whole genome shotgun sequence genomic region harbors:
- the LOC137168803 gene encoding adhesion G protein-coupled receptor F5-like isoform X5, giving the protein MCSTFGKCNNITDNTCGCINAIPPDGIYCQPLSDLFICPSPTPPTDSTPVGTTDVATTTVASTIITNTTPIATTDLNTTTPTITPSTVVTNSTPVGTTNLNTTAAATTSLTVITNSTPVATTHMNTTTLTTSPTTVFNDSTTVATTNVNTTTVTPTPTTSVTNSTPVATTHMNTTTLTTSPTTVFNDSTTVATTNVNTTTVTPTPTTSVTNSTPVATTHMNTTTLTTSPTTVFNDSTTVATANVNTTTVTPTPTTSVTNSTNIVTTHLNTTSPATTPTTIITNSTPTATTVMNTIASATPILVTNSTTTTNVNTTTVTKTPLTIVTNSTPIPTPDETSTTAATPTSAVTDSTLIATTTTTRPTTVITNSTTIATTPTTIVTNSTPAVTTTKTQPTTIITTTHVTSQNTTVSSTSEVTSTPALTTTTSTKASATTTTVPNMTTTMTITTTTTSTTATSTPSATSLTTTASTTVTTPPASTTASATAGFDVEMLIRLDKQYTPELNDATSSTYKELESRIDSVLEEQYKGITGFINVFVRAFREGSIITDFVVQTRQINSDEIAKANQKLPEAMEPIAPVIGSVTALYNSPTSISIPNLTYTGKAMTLTCGPPPENINIGQISDSRWKFRGLRIEGSGRFTITTPDNTSVLRIDNVILADAGLYECTLIGNGVMDFLQKGDVTKIKQAPVVRLQSKVNVQCKLGQIQPLQCCVQSNYKVKWFQGTTVLQSDESNDLKAYCIKHNYQIDSCSESEEKKEFICRVDDPKDYSMTTTMIIFRGDVKCDDAQYGKGRDGDRSSIRCDEGQEGSKTAVCKEGAWTLEEDSCILTDIKELLIDSQDLVVEQVPNFVANLSKAVQEDKTEIANSSATISAIVDILSTIANVDADVNESIMEDVLKTVDVIIADDAKQSWEVLNANKTQNASSELLGSLETLSEDLTGEFGIVTQRIQLNRTMFNKNYSANLNSSVDIDIPNSNTDNVFITTITFSTLNNVMPARNSSFDTSINNATNNNATNSILANTINAAVVLVKTNASIQNVTFSFDKRNNSLTENPQCVFWNFTLLDNLGAWDDEGCKFVSDINNIVKCSCNHLTSFSILMATNIPKSIRKALDIITYVGVGISMASLVICLIIEGYVWKAITRNSTAFMRHVSIVNTALSLLIANICFIIGAAIAKNPLENPGEDHKVPVGPCSTATFFMHFFYLALFFWMLVSGLLLFYRTVMVFSHMSKSTMLAIGFSLGYGCPLIIAVITVAVTAPVNGYIRKDNACWLNWKETKALLALVIPALTIVLMNILIIIVVLFKMLRRGVGDTAQSDEKHTLVVIARCVIILTPLFGLTWSLGVGTMISPENKGIHIAFAFFNSLQGFFILVFGTLLDSKIRSILSRQSPTSSMTSNPTRSTSGIPSSGGIPSFSGTNLISRLRGRRYIYHVSEAANHSNSTDLSESFVSI; this is encoded by the exons ATTCAACACCTGTTGCAACAACACATATGAATACTACAACACTCACAACTTCACCAACGACTGTATTTAACG ATTCAACAACAGTTGCTACAACAAATGTGAACACAACAACAGTTACCCCAACACCAACAACAAGTGTAACAA ATTCAACACCTGTTGCTACAACACATATGAATACTACAACACTCACAACTTCACCAACGACTGTATTTAACG ATTCAACAACAGTTGCTACAACAAATGTGAACACAACAACAGTTACCCCAACACCAACAACAAGTGTAACAA ATTCAACACCTGTTGCTACAACACATATGAATACTACAACACTCACAACTTCACCAACGACTGTATTTAACG ATTCAACAACAGTTGCTACAGCAAATGTGAACACAACAACAGTTACCCCAACACCAACAACAAGTGTAACAA ACTCAACAAATATTGTGACGACACATCTGAACACTACATCACCCGCAACTACACCAACAACCATAATTACCA ATTCAACACCCACTGCTACAACAGTTATGAACACTATAGCAAGTGCAACACCTATACTTGTAACAA attcaacaacaacaacaaatgtgaaCACAACAACAGTTACCAAAACACCACTAACAATTGTAACAA ATTCAACACCCATTCCAACACCAGATGAAACCTCTACAACAGCTGCAACACCAACATCAGCTGTAACAG ATTCAACGCTGATTGCTACAACAACCACAACTCGACCAACAACTGTCATTACCA ATTCAACAACCATTGCTACTACACCAACAACAATTGTAACAA ACTCAACGCCTGCTGTTACAACAACCAAAACTCAACCAACAACTATCATTACCA CTACTCATGTGACCAGCCAAAATACCACAGTTAGCTCCACATCAGAAGTTACTTCTACCCCAGCCCTTACAACAACTACTAGTACCAAGGCTAGTGCCACTACAACTACTGTCCCCAACATGACTACTACCATGACCATTACAACCACCACTACCAGTACAACTGCTACCAGTACCCCTTCAGCAACCAGTTTAACTACTACTGCATCTACTACTGTTACAACACCGCCTGCTTCTACAACAGCTTCTGCTACAG CAGGATTTGATGTGGAAATGTTAATCAGATTAGACAAACAGTACACGCCAGAACTGAATGATGCAACAAGTTCTACATACAAGGAGCTTGAATCAAGGATTGATTCAGTG TTAGAGGAGCAGTATAAAGGAATCACTGGgttcattaatgtttttgtgaGGGCCTTCAG agaaGGAAGCATAATTACAGACTTTGTTGTTCAGACAAGACAAATTAATTCAGACGAAATAGCTAAAGCAAATCAAAAACTCCCAGAAGCAATGGAGCCTATTGCCCCTGTGATTGGCTCCGTAACTGCACTTTACAACA GTCCAACTTCAATCAGCATTCCAAACCTCACTTATACTGGTAAAGCAATGACACTGACGTGTGGGCCTCCTCCTGAAAACATTAATATTGGACAAATTTCCGACTCTAGATGGAAATTTAGAGGACTGAGAATTGAAGGCAGTGGAAGATTTACTATAACTACACCTGACAACACGTCTGTGCTTAGAATTGACAACGTCATTCTTGCTGATGCTG GACTTTATGAATGTACTCTGATTGGTAATGGAGTAATGGATTTCCTCCAGAAAGGAGATGTAACAAAGATCAAACAAGCTCCCGTTGTGCGACTACAGAGTAAAGTTAACGTTCAATGCAAATTGGGACAAATACAACCACTTCAGTGTTGCGTGCAGTCCAACTATAAAGTCAAGTGGTTTCAAGGCACAACTGTTTTACAGTCAG ACGAAAGTAATGACCTAAAAGCCTACTGCATCAAGCATAATTACCAGATAGACAGCTGCAGCGaatcagaggagaaaaaagagtTTATATGTAGGGTGGATGACCCTAAGGATTACAGTATGACAACAACAATGATCATTTTCAGAGGCG ATGTTAAATGTGATGATGCTCAGTATGGGAAAGGACGAGACGGTGACAGATCAAGCATAAGATGTGATGAAGGTCAAGAGGGAAGCAAGACTGCGGTCTGTAAGGAAGGAGCATGGACACTTGAGGAGGACAGCTGCATCTTAACAGATATCAAGGAATTATTAATTGATTCACAG GATTTGGTTGTGGAGCAAGTGCCAAATTTTGTGGCGAATCTAAGTAAAGCTGTACaggaagacaaaacagaaattgcAAATTCATCTGCAACCATATCAGCAATCGTTGACATCCTAAGCACCATTGCAAATGTTGATGCTGATGTCAATGAAAGTATCATGGAG GACGTGCTAAAAACAGTTGATGTCATCATTGCTGATGATGCAAAACAGTCCTGGGAAGTTCTGAATGCAAATAAAACCCAGAATGCCAGCTCAGAATTACTGGGTTCACTGGAGACTCTCTCTGAAGACTTGACTGGGGAGTTTGGCATCGTGACTCAACGAATCCAGCTCAACCGTACCATGTTTAACAAAAACTACAGTGCAAACCTGAACTCCAGTGTGGACATTGACATTCCAAACTCCAACACTGACAATGTCTTTATCACCACCATCACCTTTTCAACCCTTAATAATGTTATGCCAGCACGGAACTCCAGCTTTGACACCAGCATCAACAATGCCACCAACAACAATGCCACCAATAGTATTCTTGCTAACACCATTAATGCTGCTGTGGTACTTGTGAAAACAAATGCATCAATTCAGAATGTCACTTTCAGCTTCGACAAGCGAAATAATTCTCTTACAGAGAACCCACAGTGCGTCTTCTGGAACTTCACACTGCTTGATAATCTAGGTGCTTGGGATGATGAGGGGTGTAAATTTGTTTCTGACATAAACAACATAGTAAAGTGCAGCTGCAACCACCTCACCTCATTCTCGATTCTGATGGCCACTAACATCCCTAAATCTATAAGAAAAGCCTTGGATATAATCACTTATGTTGGAGTTGGGATATCTATGGCAAGTTTAGTTATATGTCTCATTATTGAAGGATATGTCTGGAAAGCCATTACCAGAAACAGCACTGCCTTCATGCGTCATGTTTCCATTGTAAACACTGCCTTGTCTCTGCTGATTGCAAACATTTGTTTCATCATTGGTGCTGCTATTGCTAAGAACCCCCTTGAAAACCCAGGGGAGGACCATAAAGTTCCAGTGGGACCATGTAGCACAGCAACATTTTTTATGCACTTTTTCTACCTTGCTCTGTTCTTTTGGATGCTTGTGTCAGGACTTTTACTCTTTTATCGGACGGTTATGGTCTTCTCCCACATGTCCAAGTCAACCATGTTGGCCATTGGCTTCAGTTTAGGCTACGGGTGCCCTCTAATTATAGCTGTCATCACTGTTGCTGTTACAGCACCAGTAAATGGATACATCAGGAAAGATAATGCTTGTTGGCTGAACTGGAAGGAGACTAAGGCCCTTCTGGCTTTGGTGATACCTGCCTTGACCATAGTTTTAATGAACATATTGATTATAATTGTGGTCTTGTTCAAAATGCTGAGAAGAGGTGTGGGAGACACGGCCCAGTCAGATGAAAAGCATACACTGGTTGTCATTGCAAGATGTGTGATCATTTTGACTCCTTTATTTGGACTGACATGGTCTTTGGGAGTGGGAACCATGATATCGCCAGAAAATAAAGGAATCCATATTGCCTTTGCATTCTTCAATTCACTACAG GGTTTCTTCATTTTAGTGTTTGGGACGCTATTGGATTCAAAG ATCCGATCTATCCTCTCAAGACAATCACCTACATCAAGCATGACTTCAAATCCAACAAGA AGTACAAGTGGCATTCCCTCAAGTGGTGGCATTCCCTCTTTCAGTGGAACAAATTTGATAAGCAGACTACGCGGAAGGAGAT ATATCTACCACGTGTCAGAAGCCGCAAACCACTCAAACAGTACTGACTTATCAGAGTCATTTGTCAGTATCTGA
- the LOC137168803 gene encoding adhesion G protein-coupled receptor F5-like isoform X3: MCSTFGKCNNITDNTCGCINAIPPDGIYCQPLSDLFICPSPTPPTDSTPVGTTDVATTTVASTIITNTTPIATTDLNTTTPTITPSTVVTNSTPVGTTNLNTTAAATTSLTVITNSTPVATTHMNTTTLTTSPTTVFNDSTTVATTNVNTTTVTPTPTTSVTNSTPVATTHMNTTTLTTSPTTVFNDSTTVATTNVNTTTVTPTPTTSVTNSTPVATTHMNTTTLTTSPTTVFNDSTTVATANVNTTTVTPTPTTSVTNSTNIVTTHLNTTSPATTPTTIITNSTPTATTVMNTIASATPILVTNSTTTTNVNTTTVTKTPLTIVTNSTPVATTHMNTTIAATPTTFITYSTPIPTPDETSTTAATPTSAVTDSTLIATTTTTRPTTVITNSTTIATTPTTIVTNSTPAVTTTKTQPTTIITTTHVTSQNTTVSSTSEVTSTPALTTTTSTKASATTTTVPNMTTTMTITTTTTSTTATSTPSATSLTTTASTTVTTPPASTTASATAGFDVEMLIRLDKQYTPELNDATSSTYKELESRIDSVLEEQYKGITGFINVFVRAFREGSIITDFVVQTRQINSDEIAKANQKLPEAMEPIAPVIGSVTALYNSPTSISIPNLTYTGKAMTLTCGPPPENINIGQISDSRWKFRGLRIEGSGRFTITTPDNTSVLRIDNVILADAGLYECTLIGNGVMDFLQKGDVTKIKQAPVVRLQSKVNVQCKLGQIQPLQCCVQSNYKVKWFQGTTVLQSDESNDLKAYCIKHNYQIDSCSESEEKKEFICRVDDPKDYSMTTTMIIFRGDVKCDDAQYGKGRDGDRSSIRCDEGQEGSKTAVCKEGAWTLEEDSCILTDIKELLIDSQDLVVEQVPNFVANLSKAVQEDKTEIANSSATISAIVDILSTIANVDADVNESIMEDVLKTVDVIIADDAKQSWEVLNANKTQNASSELLGSLETLSEDLTGEFGIVTQRIQLNRTMFNKNYSANLNSSVDIDIPNSNTDNVFITTITFSTLNNVMPARNSSFDTSINNATNNNATNSILANTINAAVVLVKTNASIQNVTFSFDKRNNSLTENPQCVFWNFTLLDNLGAWDDEGCKFVSDINNIVKCSCNHLTSFSILMATNIPKSIRKALDIITYVGVGISMASLVICLIIEGYVWKAITRNSTAFMRHVSIVNTALSLLIANICFIIGAAIAKNPLENPGEDHKVPVGPCSTATFFMHFFYLALFFWMLVSGLLLFYRTVMVFSHMSKSTMLAIGFSLGYGCPLIIAVITVAVTAPVNGYIRKDNACWLNWKETKALLALVIPALTIVLMNILIIIVVLFKMLRRGVGDTAQSDEKHTLVVIARCVIILTPLFGLTWSLGVGTMISPENKGIHIAFAFFNSLQGFFILVFGTLLDSKIRSILSRQSPTSSMTSNPTRSTSGIPSSGGIPSFSGTNLISRLRGRRYIYHVSEAANHSNSTDLSESFVSI, encoded by the exons ATTCAACACCTGTTGCAACAACACATATGAATACTACAACACTCACAACTTCACCAACGACTGTATTTAACG ATTCAACAACAGTTGCTACAACAAATGTGAACACAACAACAGTTACCCCAACACCAACAACAAGTGTAACAA ATTCAACACCTGTTGCTACAACACATATGAATACTACAACACTCACAACTTCACCAACGACTGTATTTAACG ATTCAACAACAGTTGCTACAACAAATGTGAACACAACAACAGTTACCCCAACACCAACAACAAGTGTAACAA ATTCAACACCTGTTGCTACAACACATATGAATACTACAACACTCACAACTTCACCAACGACTGTATTTAACG ATTCAACAACAGTTGCTACAGCAAATGTGAACACAACAACAGTTACCCCAACACCAACAACAAGTGTAACAA ACTCAACAAATATTGTGACGACACATCTGAACACTACATCACCCGCAACTACACCAACAACCATAATTACCA ATTCAACACCCACTGCTACAACAGTTATGAACACTATAGCAAGTGCAACACCTATACTTGTAACAA attcaacaacaacaacaaatgtgaaCACAACAACAGTTACCAAAACACCACTAACAATTGTAACAA ATTCAACTCCTGTTGCTACAACACATATGAACACTACAATAGctgcaacaccaacaacatTTATAACAT ATTCAACACCCATTCCAACACCAGATGAAACCTCTACAACAGCTGCAACACCAACATCAGCTGTAACAG ATTCAACGCTGATTGCTACAACAACCACAACTCGACCAACAACTGTCATTACCA ATTCAACAACCATTGCTACTACACCAACAACAATTGTAACAA ACTCAACGCCTGCTGTTACAACAACCAAAACTCAACCAACAACTATCATTACCA CTACTCATGTGACCAGCCAAAATACCACAGTTAGCTCCACATCAGAAGTTACTTCTACCCCAGCCCTTACAACAACTACTAGTACCAAGGCTAGTGCCACTACAACTACTGTCCCCAACATGACTACTACCATGACCATTACAACCACCACTACCAGTACAACTGCTACCAGTACCCCTTCAGCAACCAGTTTAACTACTACTGCATCTACTACTGTTACAACACCGCCTGCTTCTACAACAGCTTCTGCTACAG CAGGATTTGATGTGGAAATGTTAATCAGATTAGACAAACAGTACACGCCAGAACTGAATGATGCAACAAGTTCTACATACAAGGAGCTTGAATCAAGGATTGATTCAGTG TTAGAGGAGCAGTATAAAGGAATCACTGGgttcattaatgtttttgtgaGGGCCTTCAG agaaGGAAGCATAATTACAGACTTTGTTGTTCAGACAAGACAAATTAATTCAGACGAAATAGCTAAAGCAAATCAAAAACTCCCAGAAGCAATGGAGCCTATTGCCCCTGTGATTGGCTCCGTAACTGCACTTTACAACA GTCCAACTTCAATCAGCATTCCAAACCTCACTTATACTGGTAAAGCAATGACACTGACGTGTGGGCCTCCTCCTGAAAACATTAATATTGGACAAATTTCCGACTCTAGATGGAAATTTAGAGGACTGAGAATTGAAGGCAGTGGAAGATTTACTATAACTACACCTGACAACACGTCTGTGCTTAGAATTGACAACGTCATTCTTGCTGATGCTG GACTTTATGAATGTACTCTGATTGGTAATGGAGTAATGGATTTCCTCCAGAAAGGAGATGTAACAAAGATCAAACAAGCTCCCGTTGTGCGACTACAGAGTAAAGTTAACGTTCAATGCAAATTGGGACAAATACAACCACTTCAGTGTTGCGTGCAGTCCAACTATAAAGTCAAGTGGTTTCAAGGCACAACTGTTTTACAGTCAG ACGAAAGTAATGACCTAAAAGCCTACTGCATCAAGCATAATTACCAGATAGACAGCTGCAGCGaatcagaggagaaaaaagagtTTATATGTAGGGTGGATGACCCTAAGGATTACAGTATGACAACAACAATGATCATTTTCAGAGGCG ATGTTAAATGTGATGATGCTCAGTATGGGAAAGGACGAGACGGTGACAGATCAAGCATAAGATGTGATGAAGGTCAAGAGGGAAGCAAGACTGCGGTCTGTAAGGAAGGAGCATGGACACTTGAGGAGGACAGCTGCATCTTAACAGATATCAAGGAATTATTAATTGATTCACAG GATTTGGTTGTGGAGCAAGTGCCAAATTTTGTGGCGAATCTAAGTAAAGCTGTACaggaagacaaaacagaaattgcAAATTCATCTGCAACCATATCAGCAATCGTTGACATCCTAAGCACCATTGCAAATGTTGATGCTGATGTCAATGAAAGTATCATGGAG GACGTGCTAAAAACAGTTGATGTCATCATTGCTGATGATGCAAAACAGTCCTGGGAAGTTCTGAATGCAAATAAAACCCAGAATGCCAGCTCAGAATTACTGGGTTCACTGGAGACTCTCTCTGAAGACTTGACTGGGGAGTTTGGCATCGTGACTCAACGAATCCAGCTCAACCGTACCATGTTTAACAAAAACTACAGTGCAAACCTGAACTCCAGTGTGGACATTGACATTCCAAACTCCAACACTGACAATGTCTTTATCACCACCATCACCTTTTCAACCCTTAATAATGTTATGCCAGCACGGAACTCCAGCTTTGACACCAGCATCAACAATGCCACCAACAACAATGCCACCAATAGTATTCTTGCTAACACCATTAATGCTGCTGTGGTACTTGTGAAAACAAATGCATCAATTCAGAATGTCACTTTCAGCTTCGACAAGCGAAATAATTCTCTTACAGAGAACCCACAGTGCGTCTTCTGGAACTTCACACTGCTTGATAATCTAGGTGCTTGGGATGATGAGGGGTGTAAATTTGTTTCTGACATAAACAACATAGTAAAGTGCAGCTGCAACCACCTCACCTCATTCTCGATTCTGATGGCCACTAACATCCCTAAATCTATAAGAAAAGCCTTGGATATAATCACTTATGTTGGAGTTGGGATATCTATGGCAAGTTTAGTTATATGTCTCATTATTGAAGGATATGTCTGGAAAGCCATTACCAGAAACAGCACTGCCTTCATGCGTCATGTTTCCATTGTAAACACTGCCTTGTCTCTGCTGATTGCAAACATTTGTTTCATCATTGGTGCTGCTATTGCTAAGAACCCCCTTGAAAACCCAGGGGAGGACCATAAAGTTCCAGTGGGACCATGTAGCACAGCAACATTTTTTATGCACTTTTTCTACCTTGCTCTGTTCTTTTGGATGCTTGTGTCAGGACTTTTACTCTTTTATCGGACGGTTATGGTCTTCTCCCACATGTCCAAGTCAACCATGTTGGCCATTGGCTTCAGTTTAGGCTACGGGTGCCCTCTAATTATAGCTGTCATCACTGTTGCTGTTACAGCACCAGTAAATGGATACATCAGGAAAGATAATGCTTGTTGGCTGAACTGGAAGGAGACTAAGGCCCTTCTGGCTTTGGTGATACCTGCCTTGACCATAGTTTTAATGAACATATTGATTATAATTGTGGTCTTGTTCAAAATGCTGAGAAGAGGTGTGGGAGACACGGCCCAGTCAGATGAAAAGCATACACTGGTTGTCATTGCAAGATGTGTGATCATTTTGACTCCTTTATTTGGACTGACATGGTCTTTGGGAGTGGGAACCATGATATCGCCAGAAAATAAAGGAATCCATATTGCCTTTGCATTCTTCAATTCACTACAG GGTTTCTTCATTTTAGTGTTTGGGACGCTATTGGATTCAAAG ATCCGATCTATCCTCTCAAGACAATCACCTACATCAAGCATGACTTCAAATCCAACAAGA AGTACAAGTGGCATTCCCTCAAGTGGTGGCATTCCCTCTTTCAGTGGAACAAATTTGATAAGCAGACTACGCGGAAGGAGAT ATATCTACCACGTGTCAGAAGCCGCAAACCACTCAAACAGTACTGACTTATCAGAGTCATTTGTCAGTATCTGA